The Acidimicrobiales bacterium DNA window CACCAGGGCCATCGGCAGGTGCTCGATGGCGCCGGCCGCCGCCTTGGCCACCGTCGGGGTCACGTGGACGGCGTGGTGGCGGGCCAGGACCACCCCGGTGGCGCCGGCGCACTCGGCGCTGCGCATGACCGCCCCGACGTTGTGCGGGTCGGTCACCCCCTCCAGCACGACCAGGAACGCCGGCCCGGGCCGGCCCGGGGTACCCCGGGCCAGCTCCTCCAGGTCGGCCTCGTCCAGCGGGTCGGCGTGGGCCAGCACCCCCTGGGGGGCGTCGGTCCGGGCCTCCTGCTCCATCTGGCGCCGGCCCATCCAGCGGACGGGCACCCGCCCCGACGTGGCCAGATCCACGATGGCCTCGAGGACCGGAGAGGGGTCGGCGCCCTCGACCACCCAGACGTCACGCACCCGCCGGCGCCGGGCGGCGAGCAGCTCCCGGACGGCCCGGCGGCCCTCGACCTGCTCCCCCCCGAGCCCCCGGGCGGATCGGGGCCGGCCTCCCCGCGGCGCGCCCCGCTGGCTCACGCCGGCCCGACCCGTTCCAGGAGGGCCACCGCCCAGCAGGCGACGCCCTCCCCCCGGCCCAGGGTGCCCAGGCCCTCGGGGCTCTTGGGCTTGACCGTCACCGGCGCCCCGACGACCGCCGACAGGCGCAGCTGCATGGCCCGGCAGTGCTCGGCCAGGCGCGGCGCCTCGAGGACCACGGCGCAGTCGACGTTGGCCGCCCGCCAGCCCTCGCCGGCCACGGCGTCGACCACCAGGCGCAGGAGCCCCACCGAGTCCGCCCCCGCCCACTGCGGATCCGAGGCGGGGAACCGGGTGCCGAGGTCCCCGAGGCCGGCCGGCCCGAGCAGGGCGTCGGCCACGGCGTG harbors:
- the rlmB gene encoding 23S rRNA (guanosine(2251)-2'-O)-methyltransferase RlmB; amino-acid sequence: MSQRGAPRGGRPRSARGLGGEQVEGRRAVRELLAARRRRVRDVWVVEGADPSPVLEAIVDLATSGRVPVRWMGRRQMEQEARTDAPQGVLAHADPLDEADLEELARGTPGRPGPAFLVVLEGVTDPHNVGAVMRSAECAGATGVVLARHHAVHVTPTVAKAAAGAIEHLPMALVPGIPGALTTLARAGVWSVGLDAGAPASLFGLEVADGPVALVLGAEDRGLSRLARARCDLLVSIPRRGSLEALNVSAAAAVACFEVARHRG
- the ispF gene encoding 2-C-methyl-D-erythritol 2,4-cyclodiphosphate synthase: MRVGLGFDAHAFSDDPARRLVLGGVGIEGHPGLQGHSDADVVAHAVADALLGPAGLGDLGTRFPASDPQWAGADSVGLLRLVVDAVAGEGWRAANVDCAVVLEAPRLAEHCRAMQLRLSAVVGAPVTVKPKSPEGLGTLGRGEGVACWAVALLERVGPA